From Oncorhynchus masou masou isolate Uvic2021 chromosome 7, UVic_Omas_1.1, whole genome shotgun sequence, one genomic window encodes:
- the trim63a gene encoding E3 ubiquitin-protein ligase TRIM63a — translation MDIQTGQVTHQPSPRESLESQLSCPICLEMFQKPVVILPCQHNLCRGCASDLYDSRNPYHYSGGIFRCPTCRFEVVLDRHGVYGLQRNLLVENIIDIYKQQPESGGGEVGSNVADPPLKDKDTKEPMCTEHEDERINIYCVTCQTPTCSMCKVFGQHKDCEVSPLQSIYDAQKAELRNAIDLLAAGNSCVQAVMAQMEDTCKSIEENSQLQKRRLGESFDLLYAILEERKGQLLEKITQEEERKLGLLRSLVERYTEQLQASINLKEKAAQTMEKGNAAEFLVSGKELIAQAKEAAKGSNLERPEPGFENMEHLTLCTEDVEVILYQMGFGLGDDDDVVTEEEEEEGEEEEEEEEEE, via the coding sequence ATGGATATCCAGACCGGCCAGGTGACGCACCAGCCCAGCCCCAGGGAGAGCCTGGAGAGCCAGCTGAGCTGCCCCATCTGCCTGGAGATGTTCCAGAAGCCCGTAGTCATCCTGCCCTGCCAACACAACCTGTGCCGCGGCTGCGCCAGCGACCTCTACGACTCCCGCAACCCTTACCACTACTCCGGGGGCATCTTCCGCTGCCCCACCTGCCGCTTCGAGGTCGTCCTGGACCGCCACGGCGTCTACGGCCTGCAGAGGAACCTGCTAGTGGAGAACATCATTGATATCTACAAGCAGCAGCCGGAGAGCGGCGGCGGAGAAGTAGGAAGTAATGTTGCAGACCCACCGCTGAAGGACAAAGACACCAAGGAGCCCATGTGTACGGAGCACGAGGACGAGCGCATCAATATTTACTGTGTGACCTGCCAGACGCCCACCTGCTCCATGTGCAAAGTGTTCGGCCAGCACAAGGACTGTGAGGTGTCACCCCTGCAGAGCATCTACGATGCCCAGAAGGCCGAGCTGCGGAACGCCATAGATCTCCTTGCGGCGGGTAACAGCTGTGTCCAGGCCGTGATGGCTCAGATGGAGGACACATGCAAAAGCATCGAGGAGAACAGCCAGCTTCAGAAGAGACGTCTGGGGGAGAGCTTCGACTTGCTCTATGCCATCCTGGAGGAACGTAAGGGTCAGCTCCTGGAAAAGATCacccaggaggaggagaggaagctggGGTTGCTGAGGTCCCTGGTGGAGAGGTACACGGAGCAGCTCCAGGCTAGTATCAACCTGAAGGAGAAGGCGGCCCAGACCATGGAGAAGGGCAATGCAGCCGAGTTCCTGGTTAGTGGGAAGGAGCTGATCGCACAGGCCAAAGAGGCAGCTAAAGGCTCCAACTTAGAGAGGCCCGAGCCTGGGTTCGAGAACATGGAGCACCTTACGCTGTGCACAGAAGACGTGGAGGTCATCTTGTACCAAATGGGCTTTGGACTgggggatgatgatgatgtggtgacagaggaagaagaagaggagggggaagaagaagaggaagaagaagaggaggaatag